One part of the Tunicatimonas pelagia genome encodes these proteins:
- a CDS encoding RraA family protein, with translation MNVNQYKKEVGMMNLEKLIQEREGIPNGRFPIPDKEMLLRFEQLYTGAVNDVLREFCLLEQALPGRIKPLREYRTVAGFAFTVKSAPNVKIQGEMEFRTQMLDDMQEDAFVLWDTSRDQKATLWGGVMTATAKGKKLKAACIDGGIRDTHQILEADFPVFYEYRISNGSLGRCLITHYQIPIKIGDVTIKPGDVVLGDIDGVLVVPRPVAYDVLLRAEEIRENEKKIFGWVAEGQSIQDITDKGGYF, from the coding sequence ATGAATGTTAATCAGTACAAGAAAGAAGTAGGAATGATGAACTTAGAGAAACTGATCCAGGAACGGGAAGGTATTCCGAATGGCCGGTTTCCTATTCCTGACAAAGAAATGCTGCTTCGGTTTGAGCAGTTGTATACTGGTGCGGTCAATGATGTCTTGCGGGAGTTCTGCCTATTGGAGCAAGCACTGCCTGGGCGTATTAAGCCGTTGCGGGAGTACCGAACTGTAGCGGGGTTTGCCTTTACTGTGAAAAGCGCGCCTAATGTGAAGATACAAGGCGAGATGGAATTTCGCACGCAGATGCTGGACGATATGCAGGAGGATGCTTTTGTACTCTGGGATACCAGTCGCGACCAAAAAGCGACGCTATGGGGCGGGGTGATGACGGCTACGGCGAAAGGAAAGAAACTGAAAGCCGCTTGCATTGACGGGGGTATCCGGGATACGCACCAAATTTTGGAAGCGGACTTTCCGGTATTCTATGAATACCGCATTTCTAACGGTAGCTTGGGCCGCTGCCTAATCACTCATTACCAAATCCCTATCAAGATTGGGGACGTAACGATCAAACCGGGCGACGTGGTACTAGGCGATATTGATGGAGTGCTGGTGGTTCCCCGACCCGTCGCTTACGACGTATTACTACGGGCTGAGGAAATTCGAGAAAATGAGAAAAAAATCTTTGGCTGGGTAGCTGAGGGACAGTCTATCCAAGATATTACCGACAAAGGGGGCTACTTCTAG